From the Solibacillus sp. FSL R5-0449 genome, one window contains:
- a CDS encoding VanZ family protein: MIYSFLLSMIAYCTVSFPIYCILRVFYMKNKTRYAWRELTMLLFFFYSVSIFSQTIIPDFQMSNGQIIFDTSTAYVRSNFTPLQTIMLYYDQLNGPLANIAFYNLAGNIVLFIPFGFFIPLLWGKFRGWRIMHVVAFTIPLFIEGTQYFIGRSIDVDDVLLNAIAIVIGFMLFKVLRRLRKMSLAK, from the coding sequence ATGATCTATTCATTTTTACTTAGTATGATTGCGTACTGCACTGTAAGCTTCCCGATTTATTGCATATTGCGCGTGTTTTATATGAAAAATAAAACTAGATACGCGTGGCGCGAATTGACAATGCTTTTATTTTTCTTTTACAGTGTCAGTATCTTTTCCCAAACGATTATTCCAGATTTCCAAATGTCGAATGGACAGATCATTTTTGATACTTCCACCGCATATGTGCGCAGCAATTTTACCCCATTACAAACAATTATGCTGTATTATGACCAATTGAATGGACCATTGGCTAATATTGCATTTTATAATTTGGCAGGCAATATTGTCCTGTTTATACCTTTTGGTTTCTTTATTCCGCTATTATGGGGAAAATTCAGAGGATGGCGTATTATGCATGTCGTCGCGTTTACGATTCCGTTATTTATTGAAGGGACTCAATATTTTATTGGTCGTAGTATAGATGTCGATGATGTATTATTAAATGCAATCGCCATTGTAATCGGTTTTATGCTTTTCAAAGTTTTGCGGAGATTACGGAAAATGAGCCTAGCAAAGTAA
- a CDS encoding peptide chain release factor 3: MTLEQDILARRTFAIISHPDAGKTTITEKLLLFGGAIRDAGTVKGKKSGKFATSDWMEIEKQRGISVTSSVMQFDYSGCRVNILDTPGHQDFSEDTYRTLMAVDSAVMVVDAAKGIEAQTLKLFKVCKMRGIPIFTFINKLDRQGKEPLELIEELEEVLGINAYPMNWPIGMGKEFLGIYDRYNKRIEQFRVEEGDRYLPLDEEGHLAVDNDMKKTSYYSQAIDDIELLNEAGNEYSEDKIARGELTPVFFGSALTNFGVQTFLDTYLKFAPIPQPRITEDEQFIDPVDHGEFSGFIFKIQANMNPAHRDRIAFVRIVSGKFERGMNMTLSRTGKSFKVTQSTQFLADDRETVNEAVAGDIIGLYDTGTYQIGDTVVGGKKTFNFEKLPQFTPEIFMKVSAKNVMKGKQFQKGVLQLVQEGAIQYFKTMHTEEVILGAVGQLQFEVFQHRMINEYNVEVIMQPIGSKIARWIENEEDVKDSMHSQRSMLVKDRFDNKVFLFENEFAMRWFSEKNENIQLYSLL; this comes from the coding sequence ATGACTTTAGAACAAGATATATTAGCGCGTCGTACATTCGCCATCATCAGTCACCCGGATGCTGGTAAAACGACGATTACAGAAAAACTACTATTATTCGGTGGTGCGATTCGTGACGCAGGAACAGTAAAAGGAAAGAAGTCAGGTAAGTTTGCGACATCTGACTGGATGGAGATCGAGAAACAACGTGGGATCTCGGTTACTTCTTCTGTTATGCAGTTCGATTACTCAGGCTGCCGTGTAAACATTCTGGATACACCTGGACACCAAGACTTCTCGGAAGATACGTACCGTACGTTAATGGCTGTAGACTCGGCTGTCATGGTAGTCGATGCGGCTAAAGGGATCGAGGCCCAAACATTAAAGCTATTCAAAGTTTGTAAAATGCGCGGTATTCCGATTTTTACATTTATCAATAAATTGGACCGTCAAGGGAAAGAGCCGTTGGAACTTATTGAAGAATTGGAAGAGGTTCTTGGTATTAACGCATACCCGATGAACTGGCCGATTGGTATGGGGAAAGAGTTCCTGGGCATTTACGACCGTTACAACAAGCGTATCGAGCAGTTCCGAGTAGAAGAAGGTGACCGCTACTTGCCACTTGATGAAGAAGGACATTTAGCTGTTGATAACGATATGAAAAAAACATCGTATTATTCACAGGCAATCGACGATATCGAACTTCTGAATGAAGCTGGAAATGAATATTCAGAAGATAAAATTGCTCGTGGTGAATTGACACCGGTATTTTTCGGATCGGCATTAACGAATTTCGGTGTACAGACATTCCTTGATACGTATTTAAAATTTGCACCGATTCCTCAGCCTCGTATTACGGAAGATGAGCAATTTATCGATCCTGTTGATCATGGCGAATTTTCTGGATTCATTTTCAAAATTCAAGCGAATATGAACCCGGCACACCGTGACCGTATTGCATTCGTGCGTATCGTATCAGGTAAATTTGAGCGCGGTATGAACATGACACTTTCACGTACAGGTAAATCGTTCAAAGTGACACAGTCAACACAGTTCCTTGCAGATGATCGTGAAACAGTAAATGAAGCTGTTGCTGGTGACATTATCGGTCTTTATGATACAGGTACGTATCAAATTGGAGATACGGTAGTCGGCGGCAAGAAAACATTCAACTTTGAAAAATTACCTCAATTCACACCTGAAATTTTCATGAAAGTTTCGGCGAAAAACGTAATGAAAGGGAAGCAATTCCAAAAAGGTGTGCTGCAATTAGTACAAGAAGGCGCAATTCAGTATTTCAAAACAATGCATACTGAAGAAGTAATTCTTGGTGCGGTTGGTCAATTACAGTTTGAAGTATTCCAGCACCGAATGATTAATGAATACAATGTAGAAGTAATTATGCAGCCGATTGGCAGCAAAATTGCACGTTGGATTGAAAACGAAGAAGATGTGAAAGATTCAATGCATTCTCAGCGTTCAATGCTTGTGAAAGACCGTTTCGATAATAAAGTATTTTTATTTGAAAACGAATTTGCGATGCGCTGGTTCTCTGAGAAAAACGAAAACATTCAATTATACAGCTTACTATAA
- a CDS encoding NRDE family protein — protein MCLIAFSYKVHPSYPLIVVANRDEFYDRPTAAAHFWEDEPEILAGRDLRQQGSWMGLSKNGRFAAITNYRDPRLPETGQLSRGEIVRLFLTATESTDAFIQSLRSKRDLYGGFNVLLYDGEDMHHYNNIYDEHSMIESGIHGVSNATFNTPWPKVTAAKTVLENTVEEDAVEMNTLISLLANAEIAQDEVLPNTGVGIHLERSLSAQFVKLPNYGTRCSTAIVFKNNREIDFLERTYENGKFKFDRSYRINAGE, from the coding sequence ATGTGTTTAATTGCATTTTCCTATAAAGTTCATCCATCTTATCCGCTCATCGTCGTTGCGAACCGTGACGAATTTTACGACCGGCCGACAGCAGCTGCCCATTTTTGGGAAGATGAACCTGAAATATTAGCCGGACGAGATTTACGTCAGCAGGGCAGCTGGATGGGGCTGTCAAAAAATGGCCGTTTTGCTGCCATTACAAATTACCGTGATCCGCGCCTTCCTGAAACCGGCCAATTGTCACGTGGAGAAATTGTACGGTTGTTTCTAACTGCTACAGAATCGACAGACGCTTTTATCCAGTCACTGCGTTCAAAAAGAGATTTGTACGGAGGTTTCAATGTTTTGCTTTATGACGGTGAAGACATGCATCATTACAATAATATTTACGATGAACACAGTATGATAGAAAGCGGAATTCACGGTGTGAGTAACGCTACTTTCAATACACCATGGCCAAAAGTAACTGCTGCTAAAACTGTATTGGAAAATACAGTCGAAGAAGATGCAGTCGAAATGAATACACTCATCTCGCTTTTGGCAAATGCTGAAATCGCACAAGATGAAGTATTGCCAAATACTGGTGTAGGTATCCATCTGGAAAGATCCTTATCCGCCCAATTTGTAAAACTTCCTAATTACGGTACGCGCTGCTCCACAGCTATTGTTTTCAAAAATAATAGAGAGATTGATTTTCTAGAACGGACATATGAAAACGGGAAATTTAAATTTGACCGTTCTTACCGTATTAATGCAGGAGAATAA